The following nucleotide sequence is from Diospyros lotus cultivar Yz01 chromosome 3, ASM1463336v1, whole genome shotgun sequence.
atAGATAGGTATCTATGGTATGACTTGGACTTGCAACTCTCAATGAAGGGAAAGATGCTCTTGATGAGTTTGAAGATGCTGGACACAGCGAAAGCGCCAAGGAGCAAATGGAAACCTTCTGCATTGGGGAGCTCGATCCGTCATCCCCCGCTACCCCTCAACTAGACATCGTCTCCAAGGAGCAGCCCGTGGAAATTACCAAGACGCTTAAGGACTTGACAGAGCATTATTGGGCTGTGCCTGTAACAGTTGTCGGCATCTCTGTTTTTGTTGGCTTCCTGTACTGGTGGAGAAAGTGAGGGCCcgaactgtaacgacccgttagtgggtttaggtgttatgggtattttagtttgcacattagagttgttgcttttattaattaattgttaaaaatattatatgtgttGGTAAtagggtaaattaatgaaaataatatttttgtgagAAGATAATTATAAGTGGATCAATGTCTTTGTGAGTATAAATAAAGTGTGTAGAAAAgcctcaaagttgtgggctaaatgggtttgggccttatttgaattaggccattgataaataattaaattttaagtgtaaatgaattgggttgaatcCAAATCTCAAAAAAAGTCCATTGAGCCTTAGTTGGATTGggcatatattttgacttgggcttgggccatgggcatagagaatggtatcttaaataaaaaaaaatattaagaaaatggcaaaatgaccaaaagggATAAGAGATAattgaattgtgtgtgttagtacgAGGGGCAAATTAGGGAAAAtcaaaagggagatggattggagggagttgGGATACAAGTTTCCCccatttttccctcattttcttccttcttactTTCTTACTCACTTTTCCCTCTCTCGATTGTCTTTTCtacctccattgttcttctttatTGGAGCTTAAGTGGagaattttcaatttgaatgagtgtcttcatctctttggatttgcaaccatctaaggcaagttctcttccttcttgtttcatatgtaagattttcttcttcttctccttatgattgtgtaagttcttcttcttttgtttatcttttaatgtaagttcttcaaccttgtttccatcttagaaggctagtttccttcatttttaagttgttcaTGCTATgttctttggcctataactccttgtgtttatatccaaattaagatccgtttgttgggttgtaaactagacatcttaaaatttattttagacacaagaattgaattttttaactaaGATTTTAGCCCGtgatagccttgtaaatccctgttaagatctgaaaattttactgctttcgagtaaactgacattgttgtactctttagggtataactctatGTGATTATATCTGATTTAAGATCtgtttatttttgtgtaaattaGACTCGATAatctttatttgataatttttcgCTACGTTTTGAGCCTATAGTAGCCTTGttaattcttgcccagaatctacTTTGTTTTTGGATAATctgtttttgtttcaatttttgggGGATAACgttctgtggttatatccgaatTGTGATctgtttatttttctataaattaaacATCATAGGATTTGATTCGATacaagatttgaaatttttggttatgatttgaacccataacaaccttgttgaattctatctagaattctgtaaattactattacaaattctgccttgttccaatttttgtggaatatctccttgtggttatttccgatttcaaatccagttgttgttccagaaactagactcattaggctttgatttggtattatatcgtttgtggtatttgaccacATATTGAGCATGGAtcggatttttgaaaatatgcttgaaatatgaaaatttctgaaaaatattgttattcaATTCTTcctatgtttaaaattatgatttttgtctagtttcttcccattttttgaattattcttgataaccctcatttttggataaaagggttttattctccttatttcgataaatcttgcagtATTAATTGGTTTTCTTGATGAACATtgctaaaatctaaatagggttttgtgtcaccttacatttcttaaggaatgacatttcttgattagggtctagtgtcatgcaagatttggtgtttcttgcatgtataaattttggttCCTTGTGGTTGTTATtaggataaaaatatattataaatattggttggacatttctataagtatgagtaaataaatgcaTTAAAATTTACCATGTGATTATGAGATAGTGCACaccttaatttatgtaattgtgcatgatacgcatgatttgaaaattttcttaatcattgaggattgatatgaaattggaatatgcatatataatgcatgattatactgatttgcgcacttattattttgagcGACGACTATATCCGTGGGTGAGAAATGATATCATATGAgtgcttgacgcgggtgaggtggccatcaacaaGGCTCCCACGGCCAATATATATGCATCACGAAAATACATCAAGCAATAACAATAGtatattcatgtatggatatatTGGCCGTGGGAGCCTTGGgatttatgtgaaaaattccCTATTATTGGTGCATGTGCATAAGCATGGAAATGActacataatatgtataataatcatAACATAGGAAATTGACGTAAATGTaaaacttatgagttgtgtTATACTGATAgcttctcatagagttgttgttcactctatcttgattatctATGCATTTGATTCCATATCTtcatgctttataaatatacttgctgaggcttgtagctcaccttgttgtactctcgtgtcatttcaggtaaaggtaaagcagtggttgagggcgagtccagtgggactaaagcccagggttaaaGATGTACAGAGATCTCCCAGATTAGATTGTCCATGTTAGTGTGTGTGAAGAGGGCATGTGTGAGGgaattttatgttataaaatttgttagtgcccttatatttcattttgtgtagGCCATGGTGCCAAGATGTTGAAAACCTTTATGTTGGCTTCCGCTGAATTTATCTAAGGATTGTAATGTGGTGttatatgttattgttctatatcatctttgtgatgacctcctttcggatatcctatgctagcgagaCTATTCGGGAGTGGACCACTACACAAACAGCTTCTGCCCTGGGCACTTGGAGTAATCGCGATTCAAATTTGGAATTATCAGAATCATAGTCATTGAATGAACTTTAATAGTATATTTTTCTCCATAATTTTGAGGATTGAAGTTCAATCTGAATGTCCATTCGTTATCAACTCTGTGACACGATTGAGTGCCAGTGTAGTTTGATATCAACTGTTATATTGATTGAGACACTGATAACCTGCTCAAGGGTGCCTGGAACTAGaagaaattattaatacattagTCTTCATCTGGATGACAACAGTTGTGAACTTGGGGAAGATTGATTGATTGTGCatgtatattaaaaatgtcATATTTGAATCTCACACACActttagtgtaattttttgtGGATCGAAGCAACATTTAATTAAGCGAAATCACACGAATTCATGAGTTTACTATTGCAGCATGTTCAAAATCTTGCTTTGGATTTTTATGCAAGGAATGTACGTACAACTTTCTCCATCTGTTTAGTCTCAACTGAGAATGATGAAATCTACCATTTTGAATTGGCATCAGTTTGCAACTCAAATTCTGATTGCCGAATCCAAATCTTGTTTCTACTATGTGGTATACATGAGCTCAGCTCTTGATTAACCTTATCCAAATGATTTAACACAATTTAGAACTTGCTAAAATTACCCAAATTCAACTTTAAAAGCTTAGTACTCAACTTATTCACAACTCCATTGCTACCCCGTCAATGGAacaaaattttctcccaaagtGAGGGTAACCGCTACGCGAGGGTCAAGTTGCATACAAAA
It contains:
- the LOC127797216 gene encoding cytochrome b5; translated protein: MPILTKLISMQEASLHNSKDDCWIVIDGKVYDVSSYLDEHPGGDDVILAATGKDALDEFEDAGHSESAKEQMETFCIGELDPSSPATPQLDIVSKEQPVEITKTLKDLTEHYWAVPVTVVGISVFVGFLYWWRK